The proteins below come from a single Marinobacter bohaiensis genomic window:
- a CDS encoding methyl-accepting chemotaxis protein, which yields MRSMSFGQKLLAAVAVLFILVISVYAVMGDRRLIGTTETYVDALVDDSVAQSTASIAEWLNSRLDITEGAARGLAPMSQENQARAVLQAATQGGGFENVYVGRADGYMLMPTAKAQATLPDDYDPRVRPWYKLANSTGGRATFTEPYQDASSGNLIISTVAPVTSGTYQGVVGGDITLATIDRLLSTLTLADTGYATLITREGKILYHPDRELVGKNIEELIGDRPQLDGSTHHYEFNDAEWRTSFHAIDDARGVEWYLGTLANEDKIMAPVQEARIAGSIVAVIGIIVTLILLNVAVRLLMKPVRNLRDAMQDIASGDADLTRRLEVSSQDEFGQTAENFNAFISNVQDVVRDVQRGAIELRDAVGSLKQTAGASRSSVEGQQTEIDMVATAINEMSAAANEIAQNAQQTADASTTADQDAQATQETVKASRDAVERLATEIASAAEAVETLGKDVTQINTILEVIQDVAEQTNLLALNAAIEAARAGDAGRGFAVVADEVRNLARRTHDSTEEINSMIERLQKGADNAVNVMQESRAVSNVSMEKAQDAMDSLNRIAEAITAISNMTTQIATASEEQTSVTEELNASINRIADQGQEAAAAASENDVYSGKIDDIGQHLHGNVERFNV from the coding sequence ATGCGCAGTATGTCATTCGGGCAAAAGCTGTTAGCCGCCGTCGCGGTCCTTTTCATCCTGGTGATCAGTGTTTACGCCGTCATGGGCGACCGGCGTCTGATCGGTACCACGGAAACCTACGTTGATGCCCTGGTCGACGACTCGGTGGCCCAGAGCACGGCCAGTATCGCGGAATGGCTGAACAGCCGTCTGGATATCACCGAGGGTGCGGCCCGCGGCCTGGCTCCCATGAGTCAGGAAAACCAGGCGCGTGCGGTCTTGCAGGCGGCCACGCAGGGCGGCGGGTTCGAGAACGTCTACGTGGGCCGGGCCGACGGTTACATGCTGATGCCCACCGCCAAGGCGCAGGCGACGCTGCCCGACGACTACGATCCCCGTGTCCGCCCCTGGTACAAGCTGGCCAATTCCACCGGCGGGCGGGCCACGTTCACCGAGCCGTACCAGGACGCCAGCAGCGGTAACCTCATCATTTCCACTGTGGCGCCGGTGACATCGGGCACCTATCAGGGCGTGGTCGGCGGTGACATCACCCTGGCCACCATCGACCGCCTGCTGTCCACGCTAACCCTGGCCGATACCGGCTATGCCACCCTGATCACGCGGGAAGGCAAGATTCTCTACCATCCGGATCGCGAGCTGGTCGGCAAGAACATCGAGGAACTGATCGGCGATCGGCCCCAACTCGACGGGTCCACCCATCACTACGAATTCAATGACGCGGAATGGCGCACCAGTTTCCACGCCATCGACGACGCCCGCGGCGTGGAGTGGTACCTGGGCACCCTGGCCAACGAAGACAAGATCATGGCGCCGGTGCAGGAAGCGCGCATCGCCGGCTCCATCGTCGCGGTGATCGGCATCATCGTGACGCTGATCCTGCTTAATGTGGCGGTGCGCCTGCTGATGAAGCCGGTGCGCAACCTGCGCGATGCCATGCAGGACATCGCCAGCGGCGACGCGGACCTGACCCGTCGGCTGGAGGTGAGCAGCCAGGACGAGTTCGGCCAGACCGCCGAGAACTTCAACGCCTTTATCAGCAACGTGCAGGACGTTGTCCGGGACGTGCAACGTGGCGCGATCGAACTGCGCGATGCCGTGGGGTCGCTGAAGCAGACCGCCGGCGCCAGTCGCTCGAGCGTGGAAGGTCAGCAGACGGAAATCGACATGGTGGCCACGGCCATCAACGAGATGTCCGCCGCCGCCAACGAAATCGCTCAGAACGCGCAACAGACCGCCGACGCCTCGACCACCGCCGACCAGGACGCCCAGGCGACCCAGGAAACCGTCAAGGCCTCCCGCGATGCGGTGGAACGCCTGGCCACGGAGATCGCCTCGGCAGCCGAAGCCGTGGAAACCCTCGGTAAGGACGTCACCCAGATCAACACCATTCTGGAGGTAATCCAGGACGTCGCCGAGCAAACCAACCTGCTGGCGCTCAACGCGGCCATCGAAGCGGCCCGGGCGGGCGACGCCGGCCGCGGTTTCGCGGTGGTGGCCGACGAAGTGCGCAACCTGGCGCGCCGGACCCACGACAGCACCGAAGAGATCAACAGCATGATCGAGCGGCTGCAGAAGGGCGCGGATAACGCCGTCAACGTGATGCAGGAATCCCGCGCGGTGTCCAACGTGTCCATGGAGAAGGCCCAGGACGCCATGGATTCCCTCAACCGCATCGCCGAGGCCATCACCGCGATCAGCAACATGACCACCCAGATCGCCACCGCTTCGGAAGAGCAGACATCGGTCACCGAGGAGCTGAACGCCTCGATCAACCGCATCGCGGACCAGGGCCAGGAGGCCGCGGCGGCAGCCTCCGAGAACGACGTCTACAGCGGCAAGATCGATGACATCGGCCAGCACTTGCACGGCAACGTCGAGCGCTTCAACGTCTAG
- a CDS encoding methyl-accepting chemotaxis protein: protein MRSMSFGQKLLTAVAVLFILVISVYAILGDRRLSSTTETYVDALVDDSIAQTQASISEWLNSRLAMVEGAARNLSGADTEEQARAILHTASLGGGFKDISIGRADGYSLQATRELSAMLPDGYDPRTRPWYKAGMSASGPTFTEVFLDAGTGKGIISPVAPIKSGPYKGVAAGIITLETVDELLSAVTLADTGYAVLINADGKVLYHPNRERVGKNVQALIGEKPRLDGSTHLYHFNDADWRVSFHSIADAKGVDWYLGTVANEDKIMAPVHSARITGIIVAVVGIVVTLILLNVAVRLLMKPVRNLRDAMQDIASGEADLTRRLEVSSQDEFGQTAENFNAFISNVQDVVRDVQRGAVELRDAVGSLKQTAGASRSSVEGQQTEIDMVATAINEMSAAANEIAQNAQQTADASGNADRDAQETQETVKASRDAVERLATEIGSAAEAVETLGQDVTQINTILEVIQDVAEQTNLLALNAAIEAARAGEAGRGFAVVADEVRNLARRTHDSTEEINSMIERLQRGASNAVNVMQESRAVSNVSMEKAQDAMDSLNRIAEAITAISNMTTQIATASEEQTSVTEELNASINRIADQGQEAAAAASENDVYSGKIDDIGGKLHDNVARFVV from the coding sequence ATGCGCAGTATGTCATTCGGGCAAAAGCTGCTGACGGCTGTCGCCGTTCTGTTCATCCTCGTTATCAGCGTGTACGCCATTCTCGGCGATCGACGCCTGAGTTCGACGACGGAAACCTATGTCGACGCCCTGGTGGATGACTCCATCGCCCAGACCCAGGCCAGCATTTCCGAATGGCTCAACAGCCGCCTCGCGATGGTCGAAGGGGCCGCGCGTAACCTGTCCGGCGCGGACACCGAGGAACAGGCCCGGGCAATCCTGCACACCGCGTCCCTCGGCGGTGGCTTCAAGGACATCTCCATTGGCCGTGCGGACGGCTACAGCCTGCAGGCCACCAGGGAATTGTCCGCCATGCTGCCGGACGGCTACGATCCGCGTACGCGCCCCTGGTACAAGGCCGGCATGAGCGCCAGCGGCCCGACGTTCACCGAAGTCTTCCTGGACGCCGGTACCGGCAAGGGCATCATCTCCCCGGTGGCGCCCATCAAATCCGGCCCCTACAAAGGCGTCGCCGCCGGCATCATCACCCTGGAAACGGTGGATGAGCTGCTGTCCGCCGTGACCCTGGCGGACACCGGTTACGCCGTTCTGATCAATGCCGACGGCAAGGTGCTCTACCACCCGAACCGCGAGCGGGTCGGCAAGAACGTCCAGGCATTGATCGGCGAAAAACCGCGCCTGGACGGATCCACGCATCTTTACCACTTCAACGACGCCGACTGGCGAGTGAGTTTCCATTCCATCGCCGACGCCAAGGGCGTCGACTGGTACCTGGGCACGGTGGCCAATGAGGACAAGATCATGGCGCCGGTACACAGCGCACGGATCACCGGGATTATCGTCGCCGTGGTCGGGATCGTGGTGACCCTGATCCTGCTCAACGTGGCGGTACGCCTGCTGATGAAGCCGGTGCGCAATCTGCGCGATGCCATGCAGGATATCGCCAGCGGGGAGGCGGACCTGACCCGTCGGCTGGAGGTAAGCAGCCAGGACGAGTTCGGGCAGACCGCCGAGAATTTCAACGCCTTTATCAGCAACGTGCAGGACGTCGTCCGGGATGTGCAACGTGGCGCCGTCGAACTCCGGGACGCGGTGGGCTCGCTGAAGCAGACCGCCGGCGCCAGCCGCTCGAGCGTGGAAGGGCAGCAGACGGAAATCGACATGGTGGCCACGGCCATCAACGAGATGTCTGCCGCCGCCAACGAGATCGCCCAGAACGCCCAGCAAACGGCGGATGCGTCCGGCAATGCCGACCGGGACGCGCAGGAAACCCAGGAAACCGTCAAGGCGTCCCGCGACGCGGTGGAGCGCCTGGCCACGGAAATCGGTTCCGCGGCCGAAGCGGTGGAGACCCTGGGCCAGGACGTTACCCAGATCAACACGATCCTGGAAGTGATTCAGGACGTGGCGGAACAGACCAACCTGCTGGCGCTCAACGCCGCCATTGAGGCGGCCAGGGCGGGCGAGGCCGGTCGTGGCTTCGCGGTGGTGGCCGACGAGGTACGCAATCTGGCGCGCCGGACCCACGACAGCACCGAAGAGATCAATAGTATGATCGAGCGGCTGCAGAGGGGCGCCAGCAACGCGGTCAACGTGATGCAGGAATCCCGTGCGGTTTCCAACGTGTCCATGGAGAAGGCCCAGGACGCCATGGATTCCCTCAACCGCATCGCCGAGGCGATTACCGCCATCAGCAACATGACGACCCAGATCGCCACCGCTTCGGAAGAGCAGACATCGGTCACTGAGGAACTGAACGCCTCGATCAACCGCATCGCCGATCAGGGCCAGGAGGCCGCCGCCGCAGCCTCGGAGAACGATGTCTACAGCGGCAAGATCGACGACATCGGCGGCAAGCTCCACGACAACGTGGCGCGTTTCGTCGTGTGA
- a CDS encoding DUF4442 domain-containing protein, giving the protein MSLKDRLIGLTGDWLAGLDPEAGWDQPLTRLQREGGFRLVNRLVGMAIPFAPRNRFRVEEVRPGYVRASIAIKGNRNHFGSLYAGAYFLVAEIPGGVLTLFDLGPDYVPILKEMTLEFLEPANSDVTIELHMDGKTRERIRQEADETGRAAFTLEGIMRDRTGSDVARSLAQYRLRKKGFEAPAS; this is encoded by the coding sequence ATGAGTCTGAAAGACCGCCTGATTGGCCTGACCGGAGACTGGTTGGCCGGACTGGACCCCGAAGCAGGCTGGGACCAGCCTTTGACGCGGCTGCAACGGGAGGGCGGCTTCCGGCTCGTGAACCGGCTGGTCGGCATGGCCATTCCGTTCGCCCCACGCAATCGATTCCGGGTGGAAGAGGTGCGCCCCGGTTATGTGCGCGCTTCCATTGCCATCAAGGGCAACCGCAACCACTTCGGTTCCCTCTATGCGGGTGCCTATTTCCTGGTGGCGGAAATTCCCGGCGGTGTGCTGACCCTGTTCGACCTGGGGCCGGACTACGTTCCCATCCTCAAGGAGATGACGCTGGAATTCCTGGAGCCGGCCAATTCGGACGTGACCATCGAATTGCACATGGACGGGAAAACCCGCGAGCGGATTCGGCAGGAAGCCGACGAAACGGGCAGGGCGGCGTTTACCCTGGAAGGCATCATGCGTGACCGTACCGGCAGCGACGTGGCGCGTTCGCTGGCGCAGTACCGGTTGCGGAAGAAGGGATTCGAGGCTCCGGCCTCATAG
- the recQ gene encoding DNA helicase RecQ — translation MTLTDTPPTTDTHNLMDRAREVLHDIFGFETFRPLQGDVVEALVGGEDALVLMPTGGGKSLCYQVPAIVRPGVGVVISPLIALMQDQVAALNQLGVRAAFLNSTQWPDEARDIENALVRGELDLLYCAPERLMQPRMQQLLHEAPISLFAIDEAHCVSQWGHDFREDYLSLDMLEREYPSIPRIALTATADERTRREIAERLHLTGAQRFISSFDRPNIQYRIAQKDNANKQLLAFIEEEHKGDSGIVYCLSRNKVEATAKMLSDKGYMALPYHAGLPADTRASHQERFLREDGVIVVATIAFGMGIDKPDVRFVAHLDLPKSIEAYYQETGRAGRDGAPSNAWMVYGLQDVIKLRQMLEGSPGSDQFKRVERQKLDAMLGLCEVTSCRRQSLLRYFGDELEQPCGNCDTCLEPPQTWDGTVAVQKALSCVFRTGQRYGVNYLIDVLRGADNERIRSQGHDRVSTFGIGEDLSAQQWKSVFRQLVANGSLQADPEGYGALSLTESARPLLRGEETVWLRKDPERKRRSKSGGGSRREVAVSDPAGWDALRARRKELADQQGVPPYVIFHDATLLAMLEHKPRDIEAMGEINGVGAAKLEKYGQAFLEVIRTLD, via the coding sequence ATGACCCTCACGGACACGCCGCCCACCACCGACACCCACAACCTGATGGATCGAGCCCGTGAGGTGTTGCATGACATCTTCGGCTTCGAAACGTTCCGTCCGCTGCAGGGCGACGTGGTGGAAGCGCTCGTAGGTGGCGAAGACGCACTGGTCCTGATGCCGACCGGCGGCGGCAAATCCCTGTGCTATCAGGTGCCGGCGATTGTCCGGCCTGGCGTCGGCGTGGTGATCTCGCCGCTGATTGCCCTCATGCAGGACCAAGTGGCGGCGCTCAACCAGCTGGGCGTGCGCGCGGCGTTTCTCAACTCCACACAATGGCCGGACGAGGCCCGCGACATCGAGAATGCGTTGGTGCGCGGTGAACTGGATCTGCTCTATTGCGCGCCCGAGCGCCTGATGCAGCCGCGTATGCAACAGCTGCTGCACGAGGCGCCGATCTCACTGTTCGCCATCGATGAAGCCCACTGCGTGTCGCAATGGGGGCATGATTTCCGGGAAGATTACCTCAGCCTGGACATGCTGGAGCGGGAATACCCCTCCATTCCCCGCATCGCGCTGACGGCCACGGCCGACGAGCGCACCCGTCGTGAGATTGCCGAACGCCTTCACCTGACCGGTGCACAGCGCTTCATCAGCAGTTTCGATCGTCCCAACATCCAATACCGAATCGCGCAGAAAGATAACGCCAACAAACAGTTGCTGGCGTTTATTGAGGAGGAGCATAAAGGCGACTCCGGCATCGTCTACTGCCTGTCGCGCAATAAAGTGGAAGCGACGGCGAAGATGCTGAGCGACAAGGGCTACATGGCTCTGCCCTACCACGCCGGTTTGCCCGCGGATACGCGCGCCTCGCATCAGGAACGCTTCCTGCGTGAGGACGGCGTGATCGTGGTGGCCACCATCGCTTTCGGGATGGGGATCGACAAGCCGGACGTGCGATTCGTCGCCCACCTGGATTTGCCCAAGAGCATCGAGGCCTACTATCAGGAAACCGGTCGGGCCGGTCGCGACGGCGCGCCGTCCAATGCCTGGATGGTGTACGGCCTGCAGGACGTGATCAAGTTGCGCCAGATGCTGGAGGGCTCCCCCGGCAGCGACCAGTTCAAGCGCGTCGAACGCCAGAAGCTCGACGCGATGCTCGGCCTGTGCGAAGTCACCAGTTGCCGGCGTCAATCGCTGTTGCGTTACTTTGGCGACGAGCTGGAGCAGCCCTGCGGCAATTGCGATACCTGCCTGGAGCCGCCCCAGACCTGGGATGGCACGGTCGCCGTCCAGAAGGCCCTGTCCTGTGTCTTCCGCACTGGCCAGCGGTACGGAGTCAACTACCTGATCGACGTGCTGCGCGGCGCGGACAACGAGCGCATCCGCAGCCAGGGCCATGACAGGGTCAGCACCTTCGGCATCGGCGAAGATCTGTCCGCGCAGCAATGGAAGAGCGTCTTCCGGCAGCTGGTCGCCAACGGTTCGCTGCAGGCGGACCCGGAAGGCTACGGCGCGCTCAGCCTCACCGAGTCCGCCCGCCCCCTGCTGCGTGGCGAAGAGACCGTCTGGCTGCGCAAGGACCCCGAGCGCAAGCGCCGCAGCAAGAGCGGCGGTGGCAGCCGGCGTGAAGTCGCGGTCAGTGACCCGGCCGGCTGGGACGCACTGCGCGCCCGCCGCAAGGAGCTGGCGGACCAGCAGGGCGTGCCGCCCTACGTGATCTTCCACGACGCCACGCTGCTGGCCATGCTGGAGCACAAGCCCAGGGACATTGAAGCCATGGGCGAGATCAACGGCGTCGGCGCCGCCAAGCTGGAGAAGTACGGGCAGGCGTTCCTGGAAGTGATCAGAACGCTGGACTAA
- a CDS encoding 1-acyl-sn-glycerol-3-phosphate acyltransferase — MQDFDSIRPYRDEETRSALDRLVNDREFLELIGRLKAPTFNRIAPGLMRQWIRRWLLRHFGDADTIDGVQNRLYPFAEQLVEKTTTHVTQTGLDKLEWDKAYLFISNHRDIVFDPMIVNYLLHGNGMRTTRIAIGDNLLQNRLFAEMMRLNKSFVVKRNMSSPREMRDTYQTLSAFIHHSIEDNQSIWIAQREGRAKDGLDLTDPAIVKMFYMSQKKTGKSFAECMNELRIVPVSIAYEYDPCDVPKAHELEERARTGAYQKHANEDTDQIMLGLTGFKGHVHVHFGTPITDAADTPKELAERIDAEMHRHYHLHASNLIAYEMSQTHRLSHQTEPAMPETIETAEAYSPADIEAARAELERRLESADAALHPFLLAMYANPVTSMLKATTESERS; from the coding sequence ATGCAGGATTTTGATTCAATTCGGCCCTACCGGGATGAAGAGACCCGGAGCGCTCTGGACCGTTTGGTCAATGACCGGGAATTCCTGGAACTGATCGGCCGCCTCAAGGCGCCCACATTCAACCGGATCGCACCGGGCCTGATGCGCCAATGGATCCGCCGCTGGCTGCTGCGTCACTTCGGCGATGCCGACACCATCGATGGCGTGCAGAACCGGCTTTATCCGTTCGCCGAGCAACTGGTGGAGAAAACCACCACCCACGTCACCCAGACCGGCCTGGACAAACTGGAGTGGGACAAGGCGTACCTGTTTATCTCCAATCACCGGGACATCGTGTTCGACCCGATGATCGTCAACTACCTGCTGCACGGAAACGGCATGCGCACCACGCGCATCGCCATCGGCGACAACCTGCTGCAAAACCGCCTGTTCGCCGAGATGATGCGGTTGAACAAGAGTTTCGTGGTCAAGCGCAACATGTCGAGCCCGAGGGAGATGCGTGATACCTACCAGACGCTGTCGGCGTTCATCCATCACTCGATCGAGGACAACCAGAGCATCTGGATCGCCCAGCGCGAGGGGCGCGCCAAGGATGGACTGGACCTGACCGACCCGGCGATCGTCAAAATGTTCTACATGAGCCAGAAGAAAACCGGCAAGAGCTTCGCCGAGTGCATGAACGAGCTACGCATCGTGCCGGTGTCCATCGCCTACGAATACGACCCCTGCGACGTGCCCAAGGCCCACGAGCTGGAGGAACGCGCCCGCACCGGCGCCTACCAGAAGCACGCGAACGAGGACACCGACCAGATCATGCTGGGGCTGACCGGATTCAAGGGGCACGTCCACGTGCACTTCGGCACCCCGATTACCGACGCCGCAGACACGCCCAAGGAGCTGGCCGAGCGCATCGATGCCGAAATGCACCGGCACTATCACCTGCACGCGTCTAACCTCATCGCATACGAGATGAGCCAGACCCATCGTCTGAGCCATCAGACGGAACCGGCGATGCCGGAAACGATCGAAACCGCAGAAGCCTATTCACCGGCCGACATCGAAGCCGCCCGTGCCGAGCTGGAGCGCCGGCTGGAGAGCGCCGATGCGGCCCTGCATCCGTTCCTGCTGGCAATGTACGCGAACCCGGTCACGAGTATGCTCAAAGCCACCACCGAATCCGAGCGGTCGTAA
- a CDS encoding acyl carrier protein phosphodiesterase — MNHLSHLFLAQPTVPSRVGNLLGDFARGVSFDALPEPVHQGLRNHWSVDRFTDQHPEVRASKALFSAKRRRFAGIALDVLYDHFLIRHWSAFAAIPFDQFVDDAYDDLEDGLEMMPEPMADVVERIVDQDWFGAYADLEQVGFALDRIAQRVRFKNEFAGVIEEIRAHHDALEIHFLMFLPALIRHVRESRLEHPVPNEADETWHWIRYNPGH, encoded by the coding sequence ATGAATCATCTGTCGCACCTGTTCCTGGCCCAGCCCACCGTGCCGTCACGCGTTGGCAACCTCCTGGGGGACTTCGCCCGCGGGGTTTCCTTCGATGCGTTGCCGGAGCCCGTGCACCAGGGGCTGCGGAACCACTGGAGCGTCGATCGCTTCACCGACCAGCATCCGGAAGTGCGCGCTTCCAAGGCGCTGTTCTCCGCCAAACGGCGGCGCTTTGCGGGGATTGCCCTCGATGTGCTCTATGATCATTTCCTGATCCGCCACTGGTCGGCGTTCGCGGCCATCCCGTTCGATCAGTTTGTCGATGACGCCTACGATGACCTTGAGGACGGCCTGGAGATGATGCCCGAGCCCATGGCGGATGTGGTTGAGCGCATCGTCGATCAGGACTGGTTCGGCGCCTACGCGGATCTGGAGCAGGTCGGTTTTGCCCTGGACCGGATTGCCCAGCGGGTGCGCTTCAAGAACGAATTCGCCGGCGTCATCGAGGAAATCCGGGCGCATCATGATGCCCTGGAAATCCACTTCCTGATGTTCCTGCCGGCCCTGATCCGCCACGTCCGGGAAAGTCGACTGGAACACCCGGTTCCCAACGAGGCGGATGAGACCTGGCACTGGATCCGTTACAATCCCGGCCATTGA
- a CDS encoding alpha/beta hydrolase, which translates to MPVTTLKTIELETQSNPDAAVIWLHGLGASGHDFEPVVPELRLPENARIRFIFPHAPNLPVTINGGMSMPAWYDIMAMDIERTVDEKQLRQSAEAIVELIEQEKDRGIDSQRIIVAGFSQGGAVAYEVGLTYAERLGGILALSTYFATASSIQPSEANRATPIRIYHGTHDPMVPESLGRKSYETLQAMGYGASYETYPMDHSVCLEEILDIGQFITRQLQLG; encoded by the coding sequence GTGCCTGTGACCACACTGAAGACCATCGAACTCGAAACCCAATCCAATCCCGATGCGGCCGTCATCTGGCTGCATGGCCTGGGCGCCAGCGGTCACGATTTCGAGCCGGTGGTGCCGGAGCTGCGTTTGCCCGAAAACGCCCGGATCCGCTTCATTTTCCCCCACGCGCCCAACCTGCCGGTCACCATCAACGGCGGCATGAGCATGCCCGCGTGGTACGACATCATGGCCATGGACATCGAGCGGACCGTGGACGAGAAGCAGCTGCGCCAGTCCGCCGAGGCGATTGTGGAGCTGATCGAGCAGGAAAAAGACCGGGGCATCGACAGCCAGCGCATCATCGTGGCCGGCTTCTCCCAGGGTGGCGCGGTGGCCTACGAAGTGGGGCTGACTTACGCGGAGCGCCTGGGCGGCATCCTGGCGCTGTCCACCTACTTCGCGACCGCCTCATCGATCCAGCCATCCGAGGCCAATCGCGCCACCCCGATCCGCATTTACCACGGCACCCACGACCCGATGGTACCGGAGAGCCTGGGGCGCAAGAGCTACGAGACCTTGCAGGCGATGGGGTACGGCGCCAGCTATGAGACCTATCCGATGGACCACAGCGTCTGCCTGGAGGAAATCCTCGATATCGGCCAGTTCATCACCCGACAACTGCAACTGGGCTGA
- a CDS encoding TrkH family potassium uptake protein: MKNLAPVTFIVSIMLVLLSIFMSIPAIAFGNSASSNAEAFSYPAAGIFAAALLGLLATRRQSHRLQPRYMFLLTVSSWLIISLLCALPLYLSDLRLSMTDAVFESFSGITTTGSTVLSGLDAMAPDILLWRSIIQWIGGIGIIGMFVAVLPFLGIGGMRLFATESSEWTEKALPRMKSLSRGLLFVYCALTVVCALVYWSSGMDLFNAINHAFTTISTGGYSTSDSSMGQFDSNLILLESSLFMALGAMPFFLFVRELHGQHGVLLKDQQVRAFVGLLVAAALIMTLYRLWLHEDHPLDLFVSALFNVTSIVTTTGYASEDYLLWGPFTSVAFFFLTFVGGCSGSTSGGMKIFRFQLSFMVLREQFRRLLHPRAVLTRNFNGRAVSDEIIASMIAYVFVFLVCMAIMTLSLSLMNIDLTTSLTASITALTNVGPGLGTLIGPAGNFASLPDAAKWILSAGMILGRLELLSVIILFSPAFWRT; encoded by the coding sequence ATGAAAAACCTAGCGCCCGTTACGTTCATTGTCAGCATCATGCTGGTGCTTCTGAGCATCTTCATGAGCATTCCGGCGATCGCCTTTGGAAATAGCGCCTCTTCCAACGCCGAAGCCTTCAGCTATCCCGCGGCTGGTATCTTCGCGGCCGCCCTGCTCGGCCTGCTTGCCACCCGACGCCAGTCCCATCGTCTGCAGCCGCGCTATATGTTCCTGCTGACGGTCAGCAGCTGGCTGATCATTTCCCTGCTGTGCGCCCTGCCCCTGTACCTGAGCGATCTGCGTCTTTCCATGACCGACGCGGTATTCGAGAGCTTCTCCGGGATCACCACCACCGGCTCGACCGTTCTCAGCGGCCTCGACGCTATGGCGCCGGACATTCTGCTGTGGCGGTCGATCATCCAGTGGATTGGCGGCATCGGCATCATCGGCATGTTCGTCGCGGTCCTGCCGTTCCTGGGGATCGGCGGGATGCGGCTGTTTGCCACCGAGTCGTCGGAGTGGACCGAGAAAGCCCTGCCGCGCATGAAGAGCCTGAGTCGCGGCCTGCTGTTCGTTTACTGCGCGCTGACGGTTGTCTGCGCACTGGTTTACTGGTCGTCGGGCATGGATCTGTTCAACGCCATCAACCACGCCTTCACCACCATCTCCACCGGCGGTTACTCCACGTCGGACAGCTCCATGGGACAGTTTGATTCCAACCTCATCCTGCTGGAATCGTCGCTGTTCATGGCCCTGGGCGCCATGCCCTTTTTCCTGTTCGTGCGCGAGCTGCACGGTCAGCACGGGGTGTTGCTGAAAGACCAGCAGGTTCGCGCGTTCGTGGGGTTGCTGGTGGCGGCCGCCCTGATCATGACGCTCTACCGGCTGTGGCTGCACGAAGATCATCCGCTGGACCTGTTCGTCTCGGCGCTGTTCAACGTGACGTCCATCGTCACCACCACCGGCTACGCCTCGGAGGACTACCTGCTGTGGGGGCCGTTCACCAGCGTGGCGTTTTTCTTCCTGACGTTCGTCGGGGGCTGTTCCGGTTCCACCAGTGGCGGGATGAAGATCTTCCGCTTCCAGTTGTCGTTCATGGTGCTGCGTGAACAGTTTCGCCGGTTGTTGCATCCGCGTGCGGTGCTGACCCGCAACTTCAACGGCCGGGCGGTCAGCGACGAGATCATCGCCTCGATGATCGCCTACGTGTTCGTGTTCCTGGTGTGCATGGCGATCATGACGCTGAGCCTGTCACTGATGAACATTGATCTGACCACCAGTCTGACGGCGTCGATTACCGCGTTAACCAACGTCGGTCCGGGGCTGGGCACGCTGATCGGCCCGGCGGGTAATTTTGCCAGTCTGCCGGATGCGGCCAAGTGGATTCTCAGTGCGGGGATGATTCTGGGGCGGCTGGAACTGCTGAGCGTGATTATCCTGTTCTCACCCGCCTTCTGGCGCACCTGA